GTCGAGCTGGGGGTTGGGATCACAGTTGCCTCGGTCATGGCCACGATTTTCTATCTTTTCGCCGGCCGGGGACGTACAGATGTTTGACGGAGGGCTCTATCCGTATTGGATCGTCATCTTCCTGATGATGACCGGGCTCTACGTCGTGATATCCCGCGACAACCTCATCAAGAAAGTGATCGGGCTCAACATCTTCCAGGTCTCGGTGATCATGTTCTACGTTGCGATGGGTAAGGTGCGCGGCGGCACGGCGCCTATCGAGGCCGAAGGTGTCGTCGTGTACTCGAATCCGCTGCCGCATGTCCTCATGCTCACTGCGATTGTGGTCGGCGTGGCCACCACCGCCCTCGCCCTCGCTCTCGTGGTGCGTATCAACGAGGCCTACGAGACCATCGAGGAGGACGAGCTGCGCGAGCTCGAACGGGAGGAAGAGGCGTGACCGGCGGCGAGGCCGACCTCGTTACCCGGGTCAGCGACGACCTGCCGGCACTACAGATAGCACTGCCCCTGCTGTCGGCCGCCGTCTGCCTGCTGGTACGTCGTCGGCGTGCCGCCTGGGCGGTGGCGATGACTGTCGCCTGGGGCTCATTCGCGAGCGCATGTGTGATCCTTTCGCGGGTCCTCCACCATGGGACAATCAGCTACGCGGAGGGCGGATGGCGAGCTCCGTGGGGAATCGAGCTTCACATCGATCTTCTCAACGCTCTGGTGCTGTTGATTGTCACAGGCATTTGCGCGATCGTGCTGACGGCGAGCCCGCGTAGCCTCGACCAGGAGGTGTGGCGCGAGCACCATCACAAATTCTACGCCCTGTACCTCCTTTGCATGACCGGGCTCGCAGGCATGACGGTCACCGGTGACGCCTTCAATATCTTCGTTTTCCTCGAAATCTCTTCGTTGTCGTCGTACGCACTCATCTCCCAGGGCACAACCCGCCGAGCCCTGACCTCGGCACTGCAGTACCTGGTGATGGGGACCATTGGCGGGACCTTCATCCTGCTCGGCGTCGGCATGATCTACATGGTCACCGGCACCCTCAACATCGTCGACATGTCGGTTCAGCTTTCGGCAGTCGGACCCAACCGCACCGTGTTAGTGGCGCTTGCCTGCATCGGCATCGGCACCGGAATCAAGCTTGCTGTCTTTCCGCTCCATATCTGGCTGCCCAACGCCTATACCTATGCGCCGGCGATCGTTACCGCATTTCTGGCGGCGACCGCGACCAAGGTTTCCTACTACGTGCTGGTGCGGTTTATTTTTTCGGTCTTCGGCGTCGACCTCGCCTTCGGTCTGCGGCTCGATGCGGTGCTCATGCCGCTGGCGATCGCGGCCATGTTCGCGGGATCGACCGTCGCCATTTTTCAGAACGATATCAAACGGATGCTGGCCTACTCGAGTGTTGCGCAGATCGGCTACATGGTCCTGGGGTTGAGCCTCGCATCGGTCAGCGGCCTGACCGGAGGTCTGGTCCACCTCTTCAACCACGCGATCATGAAGTGCGGACTCTTCCTGGTGATGGCGGCGGTCGTACTGCGGGTGGGCTCGACTCGCCTCGAGGCCTTCGCCGGTCTCGGGCGGAGGATGCCCCTCACCATGGCCGCCTTCGTTGTCGGTGGTCTGAGCCTGATCGGGGTTCCGCTGACGGTGGGATTTGTCAGCAAGTGGTATCTGGTGATGGGAGCCCTCGAGCGCGGCCTGTGGCCAGTGGCGGTGCTCATTCTCCTCAGCTCGCTGCTCGCGTTGGTCTACGTTTGGCGGGTGGTGGAGGTTGCGTACTTCCGGCAACCACCAGCGGAAGCTCCGGATGTCAGTGAAGCACCCGCAAGCCTGCTGGTGCCGACCTGGGTGCTGGTGGGTGCCACCGTCTTCTTCGGCATTTTCACCTCCCTCTCGGTCGGCGTCGCCTCGGCTGCCGCGCGCATGCTGTTGGGGGTCGAGCTGTGAGTGCAGAGGCGGCCGTCGGCCTGGCGGTCCTATGGCCGCTGTTCGGTATTCCATTGATTGTGCTCTTCAGACGCTGGCCGAACCTGCGTGAAGCCGCGACCCTGCTCACGGCGAGCTCGCTTTTCGCGGTCGCGGTCAAAGTAATTCTTCCGGTCGTGGTGGTGGGCGGGCGGCCGCGCCTGGAGATCATCGAGGTCCTACCCGGTCTCGACCTCGCGTTCGAGGTGGAGCCTCTGGGTATGCTTTTCGCGCTGGTGGCGTCGGGACTTTGGATTGTCACCTCTCTTTACTCGATCGGTTACATGCGAGGTCACGACGAGAAGAACCAGACCCGCTTCTACGTCTGTTTCGCCCTCGCCATCTCCGGCGCCGTCGGTGTTGCTTTCGCCGCCAATGTCTTCACCCTCTTCGTCTTTTACGAGATGATCACTCTCTCCACCTACCCGCTGGTGACCCACCATGGGACCGACGCCGCGAAGAGCGCCGGCCGTGTCTACCTCGGGGTCCTGATGGGGACTTCGATTGGGTTGCTGCTCTTCGCGCTCGTTTGGACCTACCTGGCCGCTGGCACCACCGATTTTCGCGCGGGCGGAATTCTCGCCGGACGGGTTGGGGGGTGGCAGCTGATTGCGTTGTTAGCGCTCTACGCATTCGGCACCGGCAAAGCCGCGTTGATGCCCTTTCACCGGTGGCTTCCTGCGGCGATGGTTGCTCCAACGCCGGTCAGCGCCCTGCTGCACGCGGTGGCGGTGGTCAAGGCGGGTGTGTTCACCGTGCTCAAAGTTCTGGTGTACGTCTTCGGTATTGACCTGCTCGCCTCGACCGACGCCAGTCGCTGGTTGACCTGGGTTGCCGCATTCACCATCCTTGCGGCATCGATCGTGGCGCTCACCAAGGACAACCTCAAGGCCCGGCTCGCGTACTCGACGGTGAGCCAACTGTCGTACATCGTGCTCGGCGGTGCCCTCGCGACATCTGCCGGCGTGCTCGGCGCCGGGATGCACATCGCCATGCACGCAATGGGGAAGATCACCCTGTTTTTCTGTGCCGGTGCCATCATGGTTGGCTCGCACAAGACCGAAATCTCGGAAATGAACGGGCTCGGGAGGCGCATGCCGTTCACTTTCGGCGCCTTCTTTCTCGGATCTCTGAGTGTCATCGGCCTGCCTCCGATGGGTGGTTCCTGGAGCAAGTGGTATCTGGTGCTGGGTGCGCTGGAGGCCGAACAGGTCGCGATGATGGTGGTGCTGATGGCGAGTTCCCTGCTCTCGATTGGCTATCTGATGCCGGTTGTCGGCAACGCGTTCTTTCGCGCGCCACCCATGGAAGGAGGCGATGAGGACGGCCACGGCCAGCCGCTCGACAAGCAGAGATTCGAGGCACCGCTCTTGTGCGTGCTACCGCCGGTGGTGACCGGCATCGGATGCATTGCGCTCTTCTTCTACGCGGAGGAGATCTATCAACTGCTGACCGGGATCGTGGCGAAATGAGCGAGGAAAAGAAGTACTGGCTCGACGATGGGCGGAACGTGGACAAAGTCTACTGGGGCCTTGTCGTGATCTGCGTGGTCCTCGGCATCGCGGATTTCTTCGTTCACCGGCACGCGTACTTCGGCTGGGACGGCTTCCCCAACTTTTATGGTTTCTTCGGCTTCGCAGCGTTCTGGTGCATCGTGATAGCCGGCAAGAAGCTTCGTAGAATCCTGTGGCGACCCGAGGACTACTATGATTGAGGCCTTCCCCCCGGGGCTGGTCCTGATCCTCGGATCGCTGTTGATCCCGCTGGTGCAAAAGCGTTTGCAGCCGTTCGTGGCCGTGCTTTTGCCGGTCCTCGGTTTTGCTCAGCTCCTCATGCTCGAGCCCGGTGTGTCGCACCAGATCACGATCTTCAATTACGACTTGACGATGGTGCGGATTGATCGGTTGAGCCTGGTCTTCGGTTATATCTTCCATCTCGCCGCCTTCCTTTCTGCAATCTACGCCCTCCACGTCAAGGACACGGTGCAGCATGTCGCGGCAATGATCTACGTTGGCTCGGCGGTCGGCGCGGTCTTCGCCGGTGACCTCATCACGCTCTTCATCAACTGGGAAATCACCGCGATCTCATCGGTCTTTCTGATCTGGGCCAGCCGGACCGAGGCGGCCTATCGATCCGGTATGCGTTATCTGGTGATCCAGGTCGGATCGGGTGTCTTGTTGCTGGCCGGGATCATCGTACATGCGTCGCGGACCGGCTCGATAGCGTTTGGCAAGCTCATCGGCGAAGATGGGTTGCTGAGTTCCGCCAGCCCTGGAGTCGTCCTGATCTTTG
The nucleotide sequence above comes from Acidobacteriota bacterium. Encoded proteins:
- a CDS encoding cation:proton antiporter subunit C; this translates as MFDGGLYPYWIVIFLMMTGLYVVISRDNLIKKVIGLNIFQVSVIMFYVAMGKVRGGTAPIEAEGVVVYSNPLPHVLMLTAIVVGVATTALALALVVRINEAYETIEEDELRELEREEEA
- a CDS encoding monovalent cation/H+ antiporter subunit D family protein, whose amino-acid sequence is MTGGEADLVTRVSDDLPALQIALPLLSAAVCLLVRRRRAAWAVAMTVAWGSFASACVILSRVLHHGTISYAEGGWRAPWGIELHIDLLNALVLLIVTGICAIVLTASPRSLDQEVWREHHHKFYALYLLCMTGLAGMTVTGDAFNIFVFLEISSLSSYALISQGTTRRALTSALQYLVMGTIGGTFILLGVGMIYMVTGTLNIVDMSVQLSAVGPNRTVLVALACIGIGTGIKLAVFPLHIWLPNAYTYAPAIVTAFLAATATKVSYYVLVRFIFSVFGVDLAFGLRLDAVLMPLAIAAMFAGSTVAIFQNDIKRMLAYSSVAQIGYMVLGLSLASVSGLTGGLVHLFNHAIMKCGLFLVMAAVVLRVGSTRLEAFAGLGRRMPLTMAAFVVGGLSLIGVPLTVGFVSKWYLVMGALERGLWPVAVLILLSSLLALVYVWRVVEVAYFRQPPAEAPDVSEAPASLLVPTWVLVGATVFFGIFTSLSVGVASAAARMLLGVEL
- a CDS encoding monovalent cation/H+ antiporter subunit D family protein, with translation MSAEAAVGLAVLWPLFGIPLIVLFRRWPNLREAATLLTASSLFAVAVKVILPVVVVGGRPRLEIIEVLPGLDLAFEVEPLGMLFALVASGLWIVTSLYSIGYMRGHDEKNQTRFYVCFALAISGAVGVAFAANVFTLFVFYEMITLSTYPLVTHHGTDAAKSAGRVYLGVLMGTSIGLLLFALVWTYLAAGTTDFRAGGILAGRVGGWQLIALLALYAFGTGKAALMPFHRWLPAAMVAPTPVSALLHAVAVVKAGVFTVLKVLVYVFGIDLLASTDASRWLTWVAAFTILAASIVALTKDNLKARLAYSTVSQLSYIVLGGALATSAGVLGAGMHIAMHAMGKITLFFCAGAIMVGSHKTEISEMNGLGRRMPFTFGAFFLGSLSVIGLPPMGGSWSKWYLVLGALEAEQVAMMVVLMASSLLSIGYLMPVVGNAFFRAPPMEGGDEDGHGQPLDKQRFEAPLLCVLPPVVTGIGCIALFFYAEEIYQLLTGIVAK